In Candidatus Hydrogenedentota bacterium, the DNA window TTCCTGTATTACAGCGGTAACCCCCTCTTCGCCCCCTCTCCCGGCGCAAAAGGCTTGCAAAGGTGCCGGAGGTGTGTCATACTGAGTCTGGTTGAGTTCGTGCATGGGGAGCGTCCCCCATGAACCCTGGGAGAAGGCACAATGTCATCGCACCCTACCTTCCTTTGGCGATGGCGTTGGTGTGCCCATTTCTAGTCTCCCTGGGCATCCTGTCGTTTCCGTTCACACTTTCCACGATTCCATTGGTTTCTCAATTGGGGAGCAAACACCATGACCACAAGTGCATCCGGCAAGAGAATCGGCGCCATCCAAGACATCGTCAAGCTGGACGAGAACGGTCTGATCTGCGCGGTGATTCAGCACTATAAGACGGGGCAGGTATTGATGGTCGGCTACATGAACCGCCAATCCCTCGAATACACCCTGCGCGAACGCAAGGCCTGTTTCTGGTCACGCTCACGCCAGAAACTGTGGGTGAAGGGAGAGACCTCGGGGAATGTGCTGCGCGTGAAAGAAGTGCGCACCGACTGCGACGCCGACGCGCTGCTCCTGCAGTGCGACCCCGCGGGTCCGACGTGTCACACCAAGGAAACCAGTTGCTTTTATCGAAACGTCGAGTCCGACGGTTCCGTCTGTCTGGCGGGAGACGGCGTCGCCGAGAACTAACGTAACGCGAGGATATAGTCATGCATCATCCATCACTTGACGAGTTTCGGGGGATTGCGCGCCAAGGCGCGATCGTCCCCGTTTACAAAGAGATTCTGGCGGACGTGGAAACGCCGGTTACGGCCTACATAAAACTTGCCAAGAACCAGCAGTATTCGTTCCTCCTTGAAAGCGTCGAGCAAGCGGACCGGCTGGGGCGCTATTCGTTTCTGGGCGCCAATCCTTCGACGATCTTCCGGTCGAAGGGTGAGAAGGTGACGATTGTCCGGGAGGGCCGCCCTTCGTCGTTCGAGTCGAGAGACCCCCTGACCGATCTGCGAAAACTCATGGAAGAATATACGCCTGTGCCGGTGCCCGGCATGCCCAAGTTCCATGGGGGGGCCGTGGGATACATATCCTATGACGAGGTCAGGCATTTCGAAAAGCTTCCGGATGCCAACCCCGACGCGCTCAACGTCCCGGACCTCTACTTTATCATCACCGATACGATCCTCATCTTCGATCACGTCAACAACCGCCTGAAGATTGTCTCGAATGCCTATGTTCAGGGCGATCCGCAGACCGCATACAACGAGGCGATCCGCAAAATCGATGCGATCGAGCAAACGCTGCGGAAGCCTCTCGTACTTACGAGCGAGCGGATTCATGCGGGCGAAGTGGATAAAGAACCGAGGTCCAGCTTTAC includes these proteins:
- the hisI gene encoding phosphoribosyl-AMP cyclohydrolase; this encodes MTTSASGKRIGAIQDIVKLDENGLICAVIQHYKTGQVLMVGYMNRQSLEYTLRERKACFWSRSRQKLWVKGETSGNVLRVKEVRTDCDADALLLQCDPAGPTCHTKETSCFYRNVESDGSVCLAGDGVAEN